A genomic stretch from Terriglobia bacterium includes:
- a CDS encoding corrinoid protein gives MNLQRLYDAILTGDAKTAATITHEALGGGVPPMDIISRYMVPAMGEVGRKFECEEYYVPELLLSARAMKAALDPLRPLLAAAGAQAAGKVVIGTVRGDLHDIGKNLVASLLEGGGFEVVDLGADVAPERFVEAVNATGANIVGLSALLTTTMPGMKSTVDALKQAGIRDKVKIMIGGAPVTTQFAEQIGADGYAENASVAVAVARRLVAK, from the coding sequence GTGAACTTGCAGCGACTCTACGACGCGATCCTCACAGGTGATGCAAAAACCGCGGCGACGATCACTCACGAAGCCCTGGGGGGCGGAGTCCCTCCCATGGACATCATCTCCCGGTACATGGTGCCGGCCATGGGCGAAGTGGGGCGCAAGTTCGAATGCGAGGAATACTACGTCCCCGAACTGCTGCTCTCGGCCCGTGCCATGAAGGCGGCTCTGGATCCCTTGCGCCCCTTGCTGGCCGCCGCAGGCGCGCAGGCAGCCGGAAAGGTGGTCATCGGCACAGTCCGAGGCGACCTCCACGATATCGGGAAGAACCTCGTCGCATCGCTTCTCGAAGGGGGCGGGTTCGAGGTGGTGGATCTTGGCGCTGACGTGGCACCCGAGAGGTTCGTCGAGGCCGTAAACGCCACCGGTGCCAACATCGTCGGCCTTTCTGCTCTGCTTACGACCACCATGCCCGGCATGAAGAGCACGGTCGATGCTCTCAAGCAGGCCGGGATCCGGGACAAAGTGAAGATCATGATCGGCGGCGCCCCGGTCACTACGCAGTTCGCCGAGCAGATCGGAGCCGACGGATATGCGGAAAACGCCAGCGTTGCTGTCGCGGTTGCCCGCAGACTCGTAGCGAAGTGA